In Candidatus Acidiferrales bacterium, the following proteins share a genomic window:
- a CDS encoding DinB family protein, protein MATEEYLMIPAKGLEPIVAEYLAQMEEVRRTVKEYVRDLTPQQLSWQPYEGGNSIGTLLLHIAGTETFWIRERLGGEKLSREEWAEYGMEDYPKLKSPDGKDLSYFFSKLDTMREKTRQAIAAIKAADLGRVYQEEFQGKSYTFSVRWILHHLVEHEAHHKGQIAILRRLGKMPDRREG, encoded by the coding sequence ATGGCAACAGAAGAATATCTCATGATTCCGGCCAAGGGGCTGGAACCGATCGTAGCCGAGTACCTTGCCCAGATGGAAGAAGTACGCCGCACGGTCAAAGAATACGTCCGCGACCTGACGCCCCAGCAGCTTTCCTGGCAACCCTACGAGGGTGGCAATTCGATTGGCACGTTGCTCCTGCACATTGCCGGCACGGAAACTTTCTGGATTCGGGAACGGCTTGGTGGGGAGAAACTCAGCCGGGAAGAGTGGGCCGAGTACGGGATGGAGGACTACCCCAAGCTAAAATCGCCCGACGGCAAAGACCTATCCTATTTTTTCAGCAAGCTGGACACCATGCGGGAAAAAACACGCCAAGCGATTGCGGCAATCAAGGCGGCCGACCTTGGGCGCGTCTATCAGGAAGAATTTCAAGGAAAGAGCTACACGTTTTCGGTCCGCTGGATTCTGCACCACCTCGTTGAACACGAGGCCCACCACAAAGGCCAAATTGCCATCCTCCGCCGTTTGGGCAAAATGCCCGACCGGCGAGAAGGATAA